The genomic stretch ttgaatagaagaaaaatattcttaTCTTATCGATTTCGctaatgaaatatttataaagggatcatttaaaaaaaataatattaattttactaaacaaacggagcagcaggattaactaaattccagtttaaaatttaaactatataattaatatttttataatttcgtAAGGAAAGTTGGTAGATATAAgatctttggttttttttttttacctttccttttcctttctccggTAAAAGTCAATTTCTGGGTTTGCATAACGGAAAAGCGCTTGACTGCGCCAGAACTTGGGGGGGCGTCGATTGGTTCTTCTGCTGAAGTTTGTTTCGGTCGGTCAAAATTATTCAAAGCCTCTCCTGTCCCTTTTTGGGGATTCGTgcatttatttttgcttttcctccctttttttttttcctttactactttgggaaaacaaaacaaaaattgtaTCGGTACAATCTATGGAGCACCAACGCTCTCCCAAAGCCTACGGATCGTGTCGTGTCCGATACTCTTCGATGCTTCGACACTCTCCAACATACGACAAAAACGCAGTCGGTGCTCCAAATAAGTCAACGGCATACGAGTCTAGTATCTCGATTATatgcattttcaataaattaagtaTCAAAATGTGAATTTGTCAAATATATATACGTAAGTCATATATCtagccaccccaaaattaatatacccagccattaaaaaaaaactaatcgtgaattcttaaaagaaaaaaaaaagaagaaattcacgtgagatatttttatatatacataataatttGTCAtgtataaagaaaaatatacatTAATATACGACATGTCTCGACGTGTCgagattctttattttttatttttaaataacatGCTGATGTGTCATGTCGAGTCGCGTGTCAATATTGGTGCTACTTTGGATATAATATcacttctaaacttttaattcattcaCCGAAGGATTGTTCGGCTTTGGGGACGAGACGAGCATGTGCCAAAAACGGACCAAAAAGAATTGCTTCTCCTCTCCCTCGCGATGATTCGAACTTCCCACCcgccccttccttttttttttttttttttttttttggggtctccGACAGGAGGCGATCTGTGAATCAAGAAGTGGGTCATTTGGATCTGGTGGCTCTTGATTAGCATCTTGCACATGTGGGGCTCGGCATCATTAGCCATAAATATAATCATCTCGTGTTAGAATCAGACCatattattaaataataataataaataaaaaaccaaaagaaaaaaatgctccGTAAATTACTTGCTTTTTCGTGTTCAATCACCTCTGCCGACACTACCTCCtaacttcttttctttccccttttctccTGTTtgccaaaattcatgaaaattcgaTAAGAAAAATCGCAAATTATACGagaaatttattcaaaaacCCTTAAATCTTATGCGACgatcaattatccaaataataagtttagaacttcaTTTGGCAAAGATTTAAAATGTTTCacactaaattaacacaattcaaatatttagaattaaattggccgTCGTACAATGGGATCATGACTTCTTGGACAATTATCACGATAAGGAAGATATTAGACGGCAAAAGTTCCCGTTTCGCCGGATTATTTATCGAGacttaatcttttcaattggGCCCAGCAACCTTTGAATTTATGGGTGCCGGAAGGAggggaccaaaaaaaataataataattttgggtttgtgAGGCTTGTGGATTTAGATGACGGGGACAGGCGGCGGAGACTTCAAATCGTGTTTTAAGTAGAAATGGTCGATTTGTTTCTGTCCCCGGTTGTGATTTGATGACAGCAGATTGATGATGCCAACACGTGATGCTGTTGGACAGGACAGTTGAACTCCCTCCCTAAGGATAGACGTGGACAGGTTTTTTTTGGCCTCTTATGTTAGTTTTTATGTGGAATCTAAGACCACCACCACACGTTGGAAAACTCAAATGGATCTAACAGCTTGTCCATTCTGATCCGTAGAAACTGTTATTTTAGGAATCTCAAAAggtcaaaataataataataataataaattcataTTTTAACGCGgttcattttaaaaatatatttatacgatcatatacaaaaaaagaaagaaagggtgtCGGCTTTGAAAGGCGAGTCGGCtttcggggtcgggccagtccCGTCCACCGGATTCCGTCGACATCGTTTGTACGTGCGGTTACGATTACTACCGCGAGGTCAAGACAGGAGGAAGGAGAGGATGATGGCGAAGCTTGGAAAGCTTGAAACGGGGACGCAAGTCTCGTTTGgatgagaagaaaaagacaagacaAGCCATCCTTTTCACGTATTTTCTTGTCTCCGCGAGTGAAAGTCGGGACAATATGAGGTTTTGGCGGTCACAATTAATGGCACGTCCCTTACATATCGTACGAGTTTGAAGACATTTCCATCTGGATTCGACATCGATatatttagggttaataccatgaaaaaccctaaactggtacacctgtgacaaatttaccccaaattatttttttgaccacgaaaaaccccaaactggtacatatgtgacaaatttaccccaaattattttttttaccaccaaaaaccctaaactggtatatttgtgacaaatttaccctaaactaattattttgatcacgaaataccctaaactggtacacaggtgacaaattcaccccccgttaaatcgtcactttgttttggcttttagtCCGCTCttgtatgggaggacacaacccttggtgctccacccatccgtgcgctatggatggtgtcattgtacaagaagagactactgaaggaaggaggttcacgatttgacataaataggtaagccttaggggcgGCCAGtggcgaagatcccgaccatggagaccatggggataagTCGGTAACAATGATatggaaagcaagtcttcgatcttacaaagaaaggcgatggctcgaagacctcgtctctaatgcttttgccttccacgagaccgcACCTGTCGGATCTCAAGATCgtctatctcaaattgataaactcgtaacaaatagagggttaaaaccccatattggtatacccgtcaactatcacatgtcactaaatcaacaatttgatagttaaatttaatgaaaattaacggagggtaaatttgtcacatgtgtaccggtttagggtaaatttgtcacacgtgtaccggtttggggttttttgtggtcaaaaaaataatttggggtaaatttgtcacaagtgtaccggtttggggttttccatggtattaacccatatATTTATTCTGGGGAAATTGATTGGCCCTTCGCGCCGCGACGAGAAAAAGAATAGATTCGATGCTTTCcgggttttatttttttttataaaaaaaagagcatGGAGATATAGTAGGGATATACATTTCCATCCCTAACCTGTTATTTATTAGGGTTGCACGTCGGTCCCAATCCGACTCGGCAGttgcaaaaataagaatagGTCCAGTTCTTGATTCCAAATTTCTCAAATGGAAAATAAGCAATCCGATTCTCGAGTCCCGAGGAGGGATCGAACCAAATAGGCGGAACCGGCttggagtatttttttttttttaacatgcaATAAGGACAAAAAGTACAGATTATTTGTGGagtaatttcttcttttaccGGTAACTTTCACATGATTAgtaatttcatcatacattaaagaagttttcaatatatttatgaatttttagagaaagaaaatagaacatttctaaaaaaaaagattaataagAGCACCGGTTGGTCATGTCCCATTCTAGGGTGGATAGGGTCGGTACCCAATTTCACAAGCTAGGAACCGACCACCCTCTTCGGTCCTGCTTCCTGTTCCCACAtcagaaccgatcaccccttaTTATTTACAGAATTGCTGCCACTATATTTAGTTAGTCGAGTGTTGATCTCGGATTGGACACATCGACCCATCGATGAAACAATAATTTTTCCCCTTCCTTGGAGTAGTAACTCATTGGGCACCAATAATGTGGCTAATAATCAATTGGATGCCCACACTATTTGATGCACGGATGCGTGGGTCCGGGGAACTAGATCTCGTTATATATTATATACATATGTTCATGATGTGGACAGTCTTCGAAGCTGGGCCCAAGACGGCCCACGTAGTAAAACCACCACCACCTATACCCGGAGGACAACGACAAGCCACCGGAATTTTAGCGTACGTGGTCTCGACGTCTGAATTGTCACCCTCAACGGTGGTTGGGCTTTTGATCCTTTGTGTCTAgctttggggttttcactctaTTTTAACTGCACGCTACGGTTGTAATTCGATGTGAATAGACATTTGCATGGTAGACATTATTGAAACTACAGGAGAGGAAATTGGGCTTCGACACATGGAACCGGCCCATCAAAGCCCGTCACAAAACCGGTGAGAACAAATTTGGAAAAAGTACCGtaatgtcctaaacctattgcattaataccaattcagtcctacacCACTTTTTACttggattaatttagtcatcaaatttttacatttgtactgattcagtccatccatccaactttggttggaaattgctgacgtgaatattttttacgatgttttcttttttagaaatgaagggttttattaatttttatattttttcctttcttgtttttccctctCATTTTGGCCCGCAGCCCTCCCTcggataaaaataaataaaaaggaaaggaaagaaaaacaaaaatacataaataattcaaaaaatgtttaaatattattaaaaatgtccacgtcaacaccggccgtgccacgtaggatggccgatgtccacatcaacgattttcagtcaaaattagccggatgaacCGAACTAATATAAATTcagaaggtttagaactaaattagtcaaattaaaaggtttaggactaaattggtacaaatataataggtttagcacttttttggtGCTTTTCGCGAATAAATTGTCTACATGGTGGTAAGAGAACAACGGCCTTGGCCGCGACCCATGCACTTGGCCCCGAACCACGACCTGGGCCGACGATGTAAAGTGGGCCGCAAGAAATCAAACAATCTATCTAAGCTTAGATAGTGCTAAGGTGCTTCCCCATTCTTGGCCTTGaaccttcttgttcttcttctttcaatgcCAAACAGTACATTACCATCTTCAGAAATCAAACTGAGATAATATATACACACAAGTGACTATTGTATAAGGCATGATTTATTCACAATTTGGACCAAATGAAAAGCAACTAAGTCAATGATTTCTCGGGAGCTGAAACTTCGGAGAAACAGATGGGGCACGTCTTCTGAGCTCGGAGCCAGTGGGTGATACATTCTGAATGGTAAGGATGCTCACAGGAATCAAGAACCACTAGCTTTTCACCTTCTTCATATTCTATTTGACAGATGACGCATCTGTCGATCGCTCCGTTCTTCTGTTCGGCTAGCGATTGGGATCGGAAAGTGTATGGCCTGAAGCATTTGCCGATTTGCTCTAGCGACAGccctctcttctcttcctcGATGATCTCTCCGAGCTCGATCAGCTCCTCGTACGACGGCTCGTCGGGATCGATGTCATCGGACTCCGGCACGTCGATGTCGTCGGACTCCGGCACGTCTATGTCGTCGGACTCCAGCATGTCGAAGTGGCCCGGTCTGCTGTCTTCTCCCTCCGGGAACCCGAGTTCTCCTTCGAACGCGTTGCGCAGGGAGTTGAAGTAACGGCTGCTGTCTTCTCCCTCCGGGAACCCGAGTTCTACTTCGAACGCGTTCCACAGGAAGTAGAAGTAACGGTCTTCTTCGTTGCTGTAGTCGCTCGACTCCTCGTCGctggcctcctcctcctcctcttctgtCTCGCTCTCGATGGTGGAGAGCGCGGCTGCTGCCGAGCGGcggtctctctcttcttgtacTTCTTGTACTTCTcgttcttccttttcttgtagCAGGGACAATGGGAAGGCGAGATCGGGGCCAAGGTCGTCATCGTTCCTAGCGGCGGGAGGAGGCGGGGTGGCCGGCCTGCTCCTCGAGTCACTCTTGGCCTCTCCGTCGTCCATGGCGAGTTCGAAAGGCGATGAGTATTGGATTAGGAGAGCTATCTCTCTTTGACCCTTCTTAACAACTTAGACGAAAGATCAAAGATTGGATAGAAAACGGATATATGGGGATGGATTGGAAGGAGATGAAGCTTTAGGTTTCTTGAGAAAGAAGGCAATCTCAATGCAAAGGCGAAGAAACCAAATGTCCAGAGAGCGACGACATTCCATATTCTTTTTTGACATAAACGTGCAGACAACCAACGTGTGTAGGCCTCCAATTCAAGCTAGGCAAGGAAACACATCGGAGGTTTTGCTAGAGATTGCTTTAAGGAGACGACAAGTTTCATGCAACAGCAATGGAAAAAACTTTCCGTGGCACAAGATGACATGTACCTGTAAATTGTACCAAACATTGATTCTAGAGGCATAAGATCAATCCATTTAGGAGAAGAATCTTAATAAGGGGGGCATCATAATTAACTTCAGCATCTCGTGAAGTAAGTACCAAGCAAAATCTAGTTTAAGTTAAACTTATATTCTATGAAGTTTTGCGGACGTGTTTATGCGCAAATGCTGCAAGGAATCCATCTCCGCCATGTTTTTAGATCCGCCATCTCACCTCCGCCACCTCTGGCCCTCCAGCCGACCCCATGCTCAAAatcagtgtttttttttctttttgcgcaAATTTTGTTGTCCTAATTACCCTAAAATCACGAAACGAGCCACTGCAATTGCAATGCTGCTGCAAAGCCTTCCTCATATGACCATATCTGCTCATGCTTATTTGAGCGAGAGAGTCTACGGATTCTCGGATGGTAAGATAAACTCATAATTTTCGTGTGTCTGGTTATACCATGCACAGAGTTTCCATTGCAGACATCATATTCTATGCTCGAACACAAGCAAGCCTTCCACACTTCTCCATCGCCTTAGATTAACTCCGTCACTGCTGGAAAGCTCATCCCAGAGGCTCCTGCCAACACACTGGAAGACCCCCAATTTGTAcagaagatgaaagaaaagcagataaaatggattgaattaggcCTCTCTAGACATTTTAGCCTCTAAATACCTTTGTAAGATTAGTTTACCGGAATTAAGTTACAGATTATTGTCCAGACTAGCTTCAAATCCGTTTCGTCGTAGGCAAGATAACAAATGGAAGCCATACTAGATCGT from Rhodamnia argentea isolate NSW1041297 chromosome 2, ASM2092103v1, whole genome shotgun sequence encodes the following:
- the LOC115736267 gene encoding E3 ubiquitin ligase BIG BROTHER-related-like, with translation MDDGEAKSDSRSRPATPPPPAARNDDDLGPDLAFPLSLLQEKEEREVQEVQEERDRRSAAAALSTIESETEEEEEEASDEESSDYSNEEDRYFYFLWNAFEVELGFPEGEDSSRYFNSLRNAFEGELGFPEGEDSRPGHFDMLESDDIDVPESDDIDVPESDDIDPDEPSYEELIELGEIIEEEKRGLSLEQIGKCFRPYTFRSQSLAEQKNGAIDRCVICQIEYEEGEKLVVLDSCEHPYHSECITHWLRAQKTCPICFSEVSAPEKSLT